GCTCGACGTCGCCCCCGAGCCCGGCCGCCCCGCGCGCACGCTGTACGCCCCGGAGGCCGTCGACGCCGACCTGCGCCGGCTGGCCGCGGGACAGCAGGAAGACGGCGGCTGGCTGGTCGACTTCGGCTCGTTCTCGCCGGCCGCGGCGCTCGAGTGGCGCGGCTACCGTACGGTCGGCGCGGTCGCGGTGCTGAAGCAGAACTCCCTGCTCTGAGCCGCCCGCACGTGCTCAGCCGCGGGCGGCCGCAGGCTGGGGAACGGCGGGCGCCGGCTCCGGGACCTGCGGCACCTGAGGTGCGCCCGTGCCGGGTGCCGCCTGCGCCGCCTCGGCGAGGGTGTCGACGGCGGACTGCACGAAGGCCCGTACCAGCGGCGTCTCGTGCGCCGTACGCCAGATCAGCCCCCAGACGCCCATCGGCTGCTCCGTGATCGGCACGTACGCGATGCCGGGGCGCGGGAAGTGCCGCGCCGCCTCGCCCTGCACCACGCACACCGCGTCCCCGGCCGCGACGACCGCCTGGGCCTCCTGGAACGTGGCGATCTTCGGCCCGTCCGCGGGGATCGGCCGCCCCGACGGCGTACGCGCCGGCATCAGGGCCTCCATCCAGTACGCCGGGACCGGGTTCACCGGCTGCGGGAACGAGCAGTCCGCGAGGTCTTCGAGGCTCACGGCCCCGCGGGCGGCGAAGGGGTGTCCCTCCGCGACCATCAGCACGTGCGGCTCGCGGGCCAGCACCGGGCCCACCGTCAGATCCGGCTCGCGCACCGGGAGCCAGGTGACCTCCAGGTCCACGTCGCCCGCCCGCAGCATCCCGAACGGGTCGCTGAAGACCACCTCGCGGAAGCGCAGCTCGACCCCCGGGTAGCGGTCCTTGAAGCGTGCGAGGATCGACGCCTGGTCGAACGCCTGGGCGCACATCAGCCCCAGCGTCAGCACCCCCGTCGTCCCGCGGGCCGCCGCGGCGGCGGATTCGATGCCGTCCTGGATCCGCTGGTAGCCCGCCTTCAGGTCGTCGTGGAGCCGCGCCCCGATGGCCGTCAGCTCCACCCGGCGGCTGGTGCGCTCGAAGAGCGGGGCGCCGATGCGGCGCTCCTGCTTGGCGATCGACTGGCTGACGCGCGCCTGCGAGACGTGCAGCCGCTCCGCGGTACGGCCGAAGTGCAGCTCCTCGGCGAGCGCGAGGAATATCTCTATGTCCCGCAGCTCCATCCCGCACCCCCGTATCGCCTGGCCGTGGCCGGAAACCGGCTCCGTCACCGGAGCGTATCCCGGCCGGCCCGCCCCCGTCACCCTCAGGCCGCCGCGCCGTGACCTGCGGCGGAAGCGGATGCGGAGGGGGAAGCGGGGTCGGGAGCGGGGGCGGTGGCGTCCCGGCGGCGGGCAGCGGCGCCGTCGACGAGGCGCAGCAGCGCCCCGGCGTCCGGACGGCCGCCGACGACGCTGATGTCGACGCCGGCGCGGGCCGCCTCGCCCGCCGCCGCCCGGCTCAGCGCCACCACCGCGCAGGTGGCGGCGCGGTCAAGAGCGGTGCCCGGGGCACCGGGCGGGGCGACGGAGCCGCAGAGCTGCAGCAGATGGCCGGAGCGCTGCGCGTACAGCAGCGGCAGGACGGCCTGCGCGACCCACAGCGGGCCGAAGAACGCCGACTCCATCCGCGCCCGCGCCGCCGGCTCGGGTATCCACCCGACCGGCGCGGCCGCGTCCCCGGCGGCGGTGCCGCCGGGGGAGGGGCGCGGCGGGCGGGCGTCGTTGACGATCGCGTCGAGGCGTCCGAACCGGTCGGCCGCCGCGCACACCGTGGCGTTCACCGACCAGTTGTCGGCCACGTCCAGCGCCCGTACGAACAGCCTGCGCCGGTGCTCCTCGTGCCGCGCCAGCAGCCGGTCCCTGGCGGCCTCGTCCGGTACGACGGCGGCGACGCGGTCGCCGCGGGCCAGCGCGGTCGCGGTGACGGCCCGGCCCGCGCCGTGTCCTGCCGTGGTGACGAACCAGACCCTGCCCGTACGTGCGGTGGCGGTCATGGACCTTGCGCCCCCTTCGGTGGCTGCGTGTGCTCCTGCTCTTCGTCTGCGTGGACCAGCCTCCGCCGGGCGCGCCGGGCGAACAACTGCCGATCCGGCAACGACGGATAACCCGTCGGTTATGAATCCCCCGCCCCCATCGATAACCGTCGGGTTATGGCACGTTCCGGGATCGGCCGTTGTTCGCGGGGCGGAGCGGGGCGAGGCTGGAGCCATGAGTTCACCGGTGGAGATCGCCGTCGTACGCGACGCCGCGCCGGCCGCCGCCGCGTGGCGCGCGGTCGTCGCCGCCGCGAGGGCGGCGGACCTGCCCGGCGTGCCCGCGCCGGTACGGGAAGAGGTCCTCGCCGGACTGCGGGGGGACGCCCACGCCGGCGGCACGATGCCGCCGGCGTGGGCGGCCACGGGGGCGGAGGGCGAGGTGACGGCCGTCGCGGGGGTGCGGCCGGCCTCGCCCGGCCCGGCCCGTACGGCCGCGGACCTCCAGCTCTACGTCCACCCCGCCGCCCGCCGCCGCGGCACCGGCACCCTGATGCTGGCGGCCGTCGCCGCCGCGGCCCGGGAGGGCGGCTGGTCCGCCCTGCGGGCGGCCGCCCCGGCGTGCACGCCCGCCGACGTCTTCTGCCTGCGCCACGGCTTCGTCCGCGAGCGCGTCGTCCACCATCTGCTGCTGCCGCTGGCCGAGGTGCACCGCGCCTGGCTGGCCGAACTGGTCTACGCCGACCACCCGGGCTACCGCCTCACCACCTGGTACGCCCCCGCCATCCCCGCGTCCGGCCCGCCCGAGCCCCGTACCGGAGGTGCGCCGGCCGCCGCCGAGGACCCCGGTGGGCTCGCCGCGGCCGTCCCCGGCTTCGCCTTCGGCACCGGCTCCGGCGTGCCGGAGCCCGGCAGCGGCCGGCTGCTGACGGTGGCCGCCCTGCACACCGGCACGGGCGCCGTCGCGGGCTACACCGAAGTGCTCATCCCGCCCGCCCCCGCTCCGCGTGCCCAGCACTGCCACCTGGCGGTCGTGCCCGCCCACCGCCGCCGCGGCCTGGGCCGCTGGATCACCGCCGAGCTGCTGCGCCGGCTGCACGCCGAGCATCCGCAGGTCAGCGAGGTGGAGACCGCGGCGGCCGACGGCGACGGCGCGATCCTCGCCCTCGGCGAGCAGCTCGGCTTCCGCCCGTACCGCCGCACCCACGACTACCGGCTGCACCTGCCCGGCTGAGCCAGGACCCGGTGCCGGACGGTTCAGCCGGGGCCGGGACCAGGGGCGGCGGCGAGCGAGCCGAGGAGCGCGAGCGCCTCGGCGCCGGGTGAGCCGGGCTCCGCGTGGTAGACGACCAGCTCCTGCCCCGGGGCGGCGCGTACGCCGAACGCCTGCATCGTCAGCGTCAGCGGACCCACGGCGGGGTGCGCGAAGCGCTTGTGCTCCAGCGCCTTGCCGCGGGCGTCGTGCCGCGCCCACAGCTCCGCGAACTCCGGGCTCGACTCCAGCAGTCCGGCGAGCACCTGCCGCACCCGCGGGTCGCCGGGGGCCGCGCCGTGCCCGAGGCGGAAGCCGGCGACGGAGTTGCGCGCCACGTCGTGCCAGTCGCGGTAGAAGGAGCGGGCCGCGGGGTCGGTGAACACGACCTCCATGAGGTTGCGCGAGTGGGACCAGCCGAGGAAGAGCGCGTCCGCGATGGCGTTCGAGGCGAGCACGTCATAGGCGCGGTTGTGGACGACCGCCGGGTTGTGCGGCCAGGCGTCCATGAGGGCAAGCAGGCTCGGCTCCACCCGGTCCGGCACCGCCGCGGCGCGGGCGCGCGGTCCGAGCCCCGCCAGCCGGAACAGGTGCAGCCTGCCGTCCTCGTCCAGCCGCAGCGCGGCGGCGAGCGCGTCGAGCACCTGCGCGGAGGGTGACCGCTCCCGGCCCTGCTCCAGCCGTACGTAGTAGTCGGCGCTCACCCCCGCCAGCAGGGCGACCTCCTCGCGCCGCAGCCCCGGCACCCGGCGTTCCCCCGTGACCGGGAGGTTCGCCGCGGCCGGGGTGACGCCGGCGCGGCGCGCGGTGAGGAAGGCGCCCAGCTCGGTACGTGCCATGCCGCCATGCTACGCACGGCGCCCGCCGGCGTGCCTGGGTGCGCCGCACCCAGGAGGACACCGCCTCTCCCGCGGGCGCCGCGGCCGGCCCAGCCTCGTAGCCATGACCACACAGCACGCAGAGCAGACCCCCGCCGTCCCGAAGACCGTCCTCGTCACCGGCGCCAGCAGCGGCATCGGCGAGGCCGTCGCCGCCCGGCTCGCCGCCGAGGGCCACCGGGTGGTGGCCGGCGCCCGCCGCACCGACCGCCTGAAGGCCCTGGCGGAGCGCACCGCCGCCGCCGCTGCCCGTACCGGCGGTGCGCTGGAGCCCGTACGGCTCGACGTGACGGACCGGGCGGACGTCGAGGACTTCGTCTCCGGCGCCCGCGCCCGCCACGGCCGCGTCGACGTGTTCGTCGCCAACGCCGGGGTGATGCCGCTGTCGCGGCTGGACTCCCTCCTCGTCGACGAGTGGGACCGCATGATCGACGTGAACGTCCGCGGGCTGCTCCACGGCATCGCCGCGGCGCTGCCCGTGTTCGGCGCCCAGGGCTCCGGGCACTTCGTCACGGTCGCCAGCGTCGGCGCCCACGAGGTCGTCCCCACCAGCGCCGTGTACTCCGCCACCAAGCACGCGGCCTGGGCGATCACCGAGGGCCTGCGGCAGGAGGCCGACCCCTCGGTACGGGTGACGACCGTCTCGCCCGGCGTCGTCACCTCCGAGCTCGCCGGCACCATCACCGACCCCGGCGCCGCCGAGGCCATGCGCACCTACCGCGCGCACGCGATCGCCCCGGACGCCATCGCCGCGGCCGTCTCGTACGCCCTGTCCCAGCCGCCGGAGGTGGACGTCAACGAGATCGTCGTGCGCCCGGCCCACCAGCGCTGACCGGGAGCCGATCCGGGGCAGGCCCGCCGGCCGGCGGGGGGACCGGTAGGTTGGGCACATGACAGCGGCAGCGGCGGGACCGCCCACGGACCCGGGGACGACCGAGGACGCGCAGGCACTGCGGTCCCTCATGCGCGCGGACCTCCGCGCCGCGATGAAGGCACGCAGGCGCGAAACCGTCTCCGCGCTGCGCACGGCGCTGGCCGCCATCGACAACGCCGAAGCCGTCGAGGCCCCCGCCGCCCCGGCGGACGAGGGGAGCGAGCACGTCGCCGGCGCCCGGTCCGGCGTCGGCTCGGCGGAGGCGGCCCGCCGGGTGCTCTCCGCAGGCGACGTACGCGCCCTGCTGCAGGCGCAGATCACCGAGCGCCGTGCCGAGGCCGGGGTCTACGAGAGCGCCGGCCGGGCCGAGGCCGCGGACCGGCTGCGCCGCGAAGCCGACGCGCTCGCCGCGTACCTGACCCCGTAGCAAGCCCGCCTCCGCCCTGCCCCGGGGACCAACGGGCCCCGGCGGCAGGGGAGTTCGGTTCGGCCGATGTCAGTGCCCCTCGGCAGAATGAGGGCGTACGACACGTCCGACGAACGGAGGCGACGATGGCGGACGACACCGCCGAGGTGACCGCGGCCCAGGCATACCGCCGGCTGGTGCGTAGCGTGCAGGCGGCGATGGCCGAGCCCGGCGGGTCCGGGCCGGCCGCGGCGGTGCTGGCGGGGCCGCTGGCCGACGCCGACCGGGCGCTGGCCGCGGCCGGCCTGGCCGGGAACGAGCCGCGGTTCTTCGCCGTCGTACGCAGCGTGACGGCGATCCCCGCCCCGGCGTCCGGCACCGCATCGACGTAGCACGCGGGCCGCGGAGGTCACCGGCCGTTCCAGAAGCCGCACCGGTGGTCGGCCGCGAACGGGGTGGGCGCGATGGCGCCGTCGGCCAGCCCGAGCACCGTGGTCCTGCCCTGCGCCCGTACCGGACGCCACCGGGGCAGACCGGCGCGGTTGGGGTCGCCGCGGTGGGCGAAGGCGGCCCAGTAGCCGGTCATCGCGGCGGTCAGGTCCTCGGGGCCGGGCTCCGCCCACGGCAGGCCGAACAGGTAGGGCAGATCAGAGCCGTGGTGCGCGCCGTAGGGGAAGCCGTCGACCACCGTGCCGCTGTCCTGGACCAGTTCGTACGCGTACACGGGCGCGTGCCGGGCGGCGGACGTGGCGGTGGCCAGCGTCGGGCAGGCACCGATCCGGGCGCCCCGGTCGGTCAGCAGCCGCGACAGCGCGAGCACCGGGCTCGGGTCGCCTGCGGCCGGGTAGCGCCGCAGCACGGCCGGGGCGTCGTCGCCGAACGTCCGGGTGACGACGTCGGCGTAGCCTCGCGCGGTGAGCGGGCGGCCGCCGAGGTCGTACGCGTCCGGGACGAAGGAACGCATCTCGTCACGGGTGCTGCCGATGAGCAGCGGGACCCCGGCCGCCGAGCCGCGCCGCAGCGCCGTCCCCGGCTGCCGCGGCAGGAACGGCGTGCCCGCGACCGGCCCCCAGGCGTCGTCGGTGGTCGTACCGGTGACCGGTGCCCTCATCTCCCCCAGCGCGGTGAGCAGGTCGGCGACCGGCGCGCGGCGCAGGCAGGCCGCGACGTCCGCGGCCCCGGCGCAGCCGGCGTCACGCGCCGCCCGCGCACCCCTGGCGTCGGCGGCGGCCTTGGTGAGGACCGGGTTGGCGCAGGCGCCGCTCTGCACGACCGCCCGCTGGAAGAGGCCGCGGGAGGCGGGCGCGGCCAGGTGTGCGCAG
The Streptomyces sp. CNQ-509 DNA segment above includes these coding regions:
- a CDS encoding LysR family transcriptional regulator, with the translated sequence MELRDIEIFLALAEELHFGRTAERLHVSQARVSQSIAKQERRIGAPLFERTSRRVELTAIGARLHDDLKAGYQRIQDGIESAAAAARGTTGVLTLGLMCAQAFDQASILARFKDRYPGVELRFREVVFSDPFGMLRAGDVDLEVTWLPVREPDLTVGPVLAREPHVLMVAEGHPFAARGAVSLEDLADCSFPQPVNPVPAYWMEALMPARTPSGRPIPADGPKIATFQEAQAVVAAGDAVCVVQGEAARHFPRPGIAYVPITEQPMGVWGLIWRTAHETPLVRAFVQSAVDTLAEAAQAAPGTGAPQVPQVPEPAPAVPQPAAARG
- a CDS encoding SDR family NAD(P)-dependent oxidoreductase; the encoded protein is MTATARTGRVWFVTTAGHGAGRAVTATALARGDRVAAVVPDEAARDRLLARHEEHRRRLFVRALDVADNWSVNATVCAAADRFGRLDAIVNDARPPRPSPGGTAAGDAAAPVGWIPEPAARARMESAFFGPLWVAQAVLPLLYAQRSGHLLQLCGSVAPPGAPGTALDRAATCAVVALSRAAAGEAARAGVDISVVGGRPDAGALLRLVDGAAARRRDATAPAPDPASPSASASAAGHGAAA
- a CDS encoding GNAT family N-acetyltransferase; this translates as MSSPVEIAVVRDAAPAAAAWRAVVAAARAADLPGVPAPVREEVLAGLRGDAHAGGTMPPAWAATGAEGEVTAVAGVRPASPGPARTAADLQLYVHPAARRRGTGTLMLAAVAAAAREGGWSALRAAAPACTPADVFCLRHGFVRERVVHHLLLPLAEVHRAWLAELVYADHPGYRLTTWYAPAIPASGPPEPRTGGAPAAAEDPGGLAAAVPGFAFGTGSGVPEPGSGRLLTVAALHTGTGAVAGYTEVLIPPAPAPRAQHCHLAVVPAHRRRGLGRWITAELLRRLHAEHPQVSEVETAAADGDGAILALGEQLGFRPYRRTHDYRLHLPG
- a CDS encoding helix-turn-helix domain-containing protein, encoding MARTELGAFLTARRAGVTPAAANLPVTGERRVPGLRREEVALLAGVSADYYVRLEQGRERSPSAQVLDALAAALRLDEDGRLHLFRLAGLGPRARAAAVPDRVEPSLLALMDAWPHNPAVVHNRAYDVLASNAIADALFLGWSHSRNLMEVVFTDPAARSFYRDWHDVARNSVAGFRLGHGAAPGDPRVRQVLAGLLESSPEFAELWARHDARGKALEHKRFAHPAVGPLTLTMQAFGVRAAPGQELVVYHAEPGSPGAEALALLGSLAAAPGPGPG
- a CDS encoding SDR family oxidoreductase, producing MTTQHAEQTPAVPKTVLVTGASSGIGEAVAARLAAEGHRVVAGARRTDRLKALAERTAAAAARTGGALEPVRLDVTDRADVEDFVSGARARHGRVDVFVANAGVMPLSRLDSLLVDEWDRMIDVNVRGLLHGIAAALPVFGAQGSGHFVTVASVGAHEVVPTSAVYSATKHAAWAITEGLRQEADPSVRVTTVSPGVVTSELAGTITDPGAAEAMRTYRAHAIAPDAIAAAVSYALSQPPEVDVNEIVVRPAHQR
- a CDS encoding GatB/YqeY domain-containing protein, translating into MTAAAAGPPTDPGTTEDAQALRSLMRADLRAAMKARRRETVSALRTALAAIDNAEAVEAPAAPADEGSEHVAGARSGVGSAEAARRVLSAGDVRALLQAQITERRAEAGVYESAGRAEAADRLRREADALAAYLTP
- a CDS encoding carboxylesterase/lipase family protein; protein product: MSSRARVTSLCLAVVSVLSPVAVPAAAAEAPDPALVRVDGGLLRGVRDGGVLRFRGVPYARPPVGELRWRAPRPPRPWSGVRDAGVAGQRCAQPSGGGEDCLYADVTAPLRPERSGPLPVIVWLHGGGLTTGAGSDYDAARLAATGDVIVVSVNYRLGVLGFLSHPALDDPGGVSGNHGLMDQSRALGWVRANAAAFGGDPGRVTLAGQSAGARSVCAHLAAPASRGLFQRAVVQSGACANPVLTKAAADARGARAARDAGCAGAADVAACLRRAPVADLLTALGEMRAPVTGTTTDDAWGPVAGTPFLPRQPGTALRRGSAAGVPLLIGSTRDEMRSFVPDAYDLGGRPLTARGYADVVTRTFGDDAPAVLRRYPAAGDPSPVLALSRLLTDRGARIGACPTLATATSAARHAPVYAYELVQDSGTVVDGFPYGAHHGSDLPYLFGLPWAEPGPEDLTAAMTGYWAAFAHRGDPNRAGLPRWRPVRAQGRTTVLGLADGAIAPTPFAADHRCGFWNGR